A part of Bacteroidia bacterium genomic DNA contains:
- the rplL gene encoding 50S ribosomal protein L7/L12 produces the protein MADLKAFAEQLVNLTVKEVNELADILKQEYGIEPAAAAVAVAAAPSADAGGASAVVEQSEFDVMLKSAGGGKLNVVKVVKTVTGLGLKEAKELVDKAPVAIKEKVSKEEAESIKAQLVEAGAEVEVK, from the coding sequence ATGGCAGATCTTAAAGCATTCGCAGAACAACTGGTGAACCTGACAGTAAAAGAGGTAAACGAGTTGGCAGACATATTGAAACAAGAGTACGGCATTGAACCCGCAGCAGCTGCTGTTGCTGTTGCTGCTGCTCCTTCCGCAGACGCTGGTGGTGCTTCCGCAGTTGTTGAGCAAAGCGAGTTCGATGTTATGCTTAAAAGTGCAGGTGGTGGCAAACTCAACGTAGTGAAAGTTGTAAAAACAGTCACTGGTCTTGGCCTGAAAGAGGCTAAAGAACTCGTTGACAAAGCTCCCGTTGCTATAAAAGAAAAAGTGAGCAAAGAAGAGGCTGAATCTATCAAGGCTCAACTCGTAGAAGCTGGTGCTGAGGTAGAGGTGAAGTAG
- a CDS encoding Lrp/AsnC ligand binding domain-containing protein yields MATNLEIDKLDLQILSMLMTDAQTPYTEIAKQLDVSGGTVHVRMKKLVGLEIVKGSHLEVDAGKLGFDICAFVGMFLEDASMYNHIAKQLEAIPEITEIHYTTGRYSIFLKIVSKNTRELRTILNDKVQKITGIQRTETFISLEESLKRPIQVMNAADTFALNLE; encoded by the coding sequence ATGGCCACAAATTTAGAAATTGACAAACTTGATTTGCAGATTCTGTCCATGTTGATGACAGATGCACAAACTCCTTACACAGAAATTGCCAAACAATTGGATGTTTCAGGTGGTACAGTGCATGTAAGGATGAAAAAATTGGTTGGCTTGGAGATTGTAAAGGGGTCTCACCTGGAGGTAGACGCCGGTAAGCTCGGATTTGATATATGTGCATTTGTAGGCATGTTTTTGGAAGATGCTTCTATGTACAATCATATTGCCAAACAATTGGAGGCAATTCCAGAGATTACCGAGATCCATTACACGACGGGTCGTTACTCTATTTTTCTGAAGATTGTGAGTAAGAATACCCGGGAGCTACGGACGATTCTCAATGATAAAGTGCAGAAAATCACGGGAATACAACGTACGGAGACATTTATTTCATTGGAGGAGAGCCTGAAGCGTCCGATCCAGGTAATGAATGCTGCAGATACATTTGCCTTAAATCTGGAATAA
- the tuf gene encoding elongation factor Tu, with protein MAKEQFQRTKPHVNIGTIGHVDHGKTTLTAAITKVLASKGLSKVKNFDEIDNAPEEKERGITINTAHVEYETLNRHYAHVDCPGHADYVKNMVTGAAQMDGAILVVAATDGPMPQTREHILLARQVGVPSLVVFMNKVDLVDDEELLELVELEIRDLLSIYEFPGDDIPVIQGSALGGLDGQPQWVAKIEELMDSVDSYIPTPERDKDKPFLMPVEDVFSITGRGTVATGRIERGVINSGDQVDIIGLGAEKMTSTVTGVEMFRKILDKGEAGDNVGLLLRGIDKESIRRGMVIIKPGSVKPHTKFKGEIYVLSKEEGGRHTPFFSNYRPQFYFRTTDVTGVMTLPEGVDMVMPGDNITINVDLIYPIAMEKGLRFAIREGGRTIGAGQVTEIIE; from the coding sequence ATGGCAAAGGAACAATTTCAACGCACCAAACCTCACGTGAACATCGGTACGATCGGGCACGTTGACCATGGTAAAACTACCCTGACTGCTGCAATCACGAAGGTACTTGCTTCTAAGGGCCTTTCGAAAGTGAAAAACTTCGACGAGATTGACAACGCTCCGGAAGAAAAAGAAAGAGGTATCACTATCAATACAGCCCACGTTGAATACGAAACGCTCAACCGCCACTATGCACACGTTGATTGCCCCGGCCACGCTGACTATGTGAAAAACATGGTTACTGGTGCTGCGCAGATGGACGGTGCGATTCTGGTAGTTGCAGCTACAGATGGTCCTATGCCTCAGACACGTGAGCACATCCTGCTTGCCCGCCAGGTAGGTGTACCTTCTCTGGTTGTATTCATGAATAAAGTTGACCTCGTGGATGACGAAGAGCTTCTTGAGCTTGTCGAACTTGAAATCCGCGACCTTCTGAGCATTTATGAATTCCCTGGTGATGACATTCCTGTTATTCAGGGTTCTGCACTGGGTGGTCTTGACGGCCAGCCTCAGTGGGTAGCAAAAATCGAAGAGTTGATGGATAGTGTGGATAGTTACATCCCAACTCCAGAGCGCGACAAAGATAAGCCCTTCCTGATGCCGGTAGAGGACGTGTTCTCTATCACAGGTCGTGGTACAGTTGCTACTGGTAGAATTGAAAGGGGTGTGATCAACTCAGGTGATCAGGTAGATATCATCGGTCTTGGTGCCGAAAAAATGACTTCTACAGTTACCGGTGTTGAAATGTTCCGTAAAATTTTGGATAAAGGTGAAGCTGGTGATAACGTAGGTCTTCTTCTCCGTGGTATCGATAAGGAATCTATCCGCCGTGGTATGGTTATTATCAAGCCAGGATCTGTAAAACCTCACACCAAATTCAAAGGTGAGATTTACGTACTGAGCAAAGAAGAAGGTGGTCGTCACACACCATTTTTCTCCAACTACCGCCCACAGTTCTACTTCCGTACCACTGACGTTACCGGTGTAATGACCCTCCCTGAAGGTGTTGACATGGTAATGCCTGGTGATAACATCACGATTAACGTGGATTTGATCTACCCGATTGCTATGGAAAAAGGTCTTCGTTTCGCTATTCGTGAAGGTGGTCGTACCATTGGTGCTGGTCAGGTAACAGAAATTATTGAATAA
- the rplK gene encoding 50S ribosomal protein L11, producing the protein MAKQISTYVKLQVKGGMANPAPPIGPALGSKGLNIMEFCKRFNAQTQDKQGQVLPVLITVYADKTFDFVVKTPPAAVMLMQIANIKSGSPEPNRKKVGKVSWDDCKKIAETKMPDLNAFTLESAMKMVAGTARSMGLVVEGTPPWGEEN; encoded by the coding sequence ATGGCTAAGCAGATTTCTACCTATGTGAAACTTCAGGTGAAGGGCGGCATGGCCAATCCTGCTCCTCCAATCGGACCTGCACTCGGCTCTAAAGGGCTGAATATCATGGAATTCTGTAAAAGGTTTAACGCCCAAACACAGGATAAACAAGGTCAGGTTCTGCCGGTTTTGATTACGGTTTACGCTGACAAAACATTTGATTTTGTCGTCAAAACCCCACCGGCAGCCGTAATGCTGATGCAGATAGCGAACATTAAAAGCGGTTCTCCGGAACCTAACCGTAAGAAAGTCGGGAAAGTATCATGGGATGACTGCAAGAAAATTGCAGAAACCAAGATGCCTGATCTCAACGCTTTTACACTGGAATCCGCTATGAAAATGGTCGCTGGAACAGCAAGGAGTATGGGTTTGGTTGTTGAAGGTACACCTCCCTGGGGAGAAGAAAACTAA
- a CDS encoding UbiA-like polyprenyltransferase, translated as MQKYFSLVKFAHTIFALPFALLGLFLGFWVLNAQGAEPDKPWWVSLILVVLCMVFARSAAMGFNRYIDRDIDAENDRTRMREIPAGAISPSRALTFVVVSSLLFVATTWFINLLCFFLSPVALLVILGYSLTKRFTALCHLVLGLGLSLAPVGAFIAVTGVFQWEPIILGIAVLTWVSGFDIIYALQDEEFDREHALNSIPAFLGKKKALMVSTALHFLTASMIVIFGVSIAGGWIFWLGSVIFLSLLVYQHFLVKPHDLSKVNLAFFTTNGIASVVFACFAIGELLLRV; from the coding sequence ATGCAGAAATATTTCTCTCTGGTTAAGTTTGCCCACACCATCTTTGCTTTGCCATTTGCTTTGCTGGGGCTGTTTCTGGGCTTTTGGGTGCTGAATGCGCAGGGGGCGGAACCTGACAAACCGTGGTGGGTTTCTCTCATTCTGGTTGTGCTTTGTATGGTCTTTGCGCGGAGCGCTGCGATGGGTTTCAACCGGTATATTGACCGCGATATAGATGCAGAAAATGATCGCACGCGCATGCGTGAGATTCCTGCCGGTGCAATTTCCCCCTCCCGTGCACTGACCTTTGTGGTCGTTAGTTCCCTGCTTTTTGTGGCAACAACCTGGTTTATCAATCTGCTCTGCTTTTTCCTTTCGCCTGTGGCACTATTGGTTATACTGGGTTACTCTCTTACAAAAAGATTCACGGCTTTATGCCATCTGGTGCTGGGGCTGGGGCTTTCTCTGGCTCCGGTAGGGGCGTTTATTGCCGTTACGGGGGTATTTCAATGGGAACCGATCATTCTCGGGATAGCCGTCCTCACATGGGTCAGTGGGTTTGATATTATTTATGCGCTTCAGGATGAAGAGTTTGACCGCGAACATGCGCTCAATAGCATCCCTGCCTTTCTTGGAAAAAAGAAAGCGCTTATGGTATCTACGGCTTTACATTTTTTGACAGCCTCGATGATCGTGATCTTTGGGGTTAGTATTGCTGGTGGATGGATATTCTGGCTTGGTTCTGTAATTTTTCTTTCCCTGCTGGTGTACCAGCATTTTCTGGTCAAACCCCATGATCTGTCCAAGGTCAATCTGGCTTTTTTTACTACCAACGGTATCGCTTCTGTTGTATTTGCCTGTTTTGCTATAGGCGAACTTCTGCTCCGCGTTTAG
- the rplJ gene encoding 50S ribosomal protein L10: MTKDEKIQFVKELTEKLKEYPNFYIADAGGMTVAQVNDLRKLCFESNIPMQVIKNSLIKKAVENLGADMSDLYGSLKQPSSVFFATAENPSVPAKLLRKFRQTSEKPKLKAAVIDTAVFIGDDQLKILTELKSKDQLIGEIIGLLQSPAKNVVSALQSGGGKLAGILKTLSERDA, encoded by the coding sequence ATGACGAAAGACGAGAAAATCCAATTTGTCAAAGAATTGACGGAGAAGTTGAAGGAATATCCCAACTTCTACATTGCTGATGCCGGAGGAATGACCGTAGCCCAGGTAAACGACCTGAGAAAGCTTTGTTTTGAGTCTAATATCCCTATGCAGGTGATCAAGAACTCCCTGATTAAAAAAGCAGTGGAAAATCTTGGCGCTGATATGTCGGATTTGTATGGCTCTCTCAAACAGCCATCTTCGGTATTCTTTGCTACGGCAGAAAACCCCAGCGTACCAGCTAAATTGCTCAGAAAGTTCAGACAAACAAGTGAAAAACCCAAGCTGAAAGCGGCTGTTATTGATACCGCTGTTTTCATTGGGGATGATCAACTGAAAATCCTGACCGAACTGAAATCCAAAGATCAACTCATTGGGGAAATCATTGGATTGCTACAGAGTCCGGCCAAAAATGTTGTTTCCGCTCTTCAATCGGGTGGTGGCAAACTGGCAGGAATCCTTAAAACCCTTTCTGAAAGGGACGCATAA
- the rplS gene encoding 50S ribosomal protein L19: MEDLIKLVQATYVRDEVPSFKAGDTVNVHVKIVEGNKERVQQFKGVCIQRRGEGGTETFTVRKISSGIGVERIFPIHSPSVEKIEVIRRGKVRRARLFYLRDKIGKKARIKELKN; this comes from the coding sequence ATGGAAGACTTGATAAAACTGGTTCAGGCAACTTATGTACGTGATGAAGTTCCTAGCTTTAAAGCAGGTGACACTGTGAACGTACACGTTAAAATTGTGGAAGGAAATAAAGAACGCGTTCAGCAGTTCAAAGGTGTCTGTATCCAGCGTAGAGGCGAAGGAGGTACGGAGACTTTCACTGTGAGAAAAATATCCAGCGGAATAGGTGTTGAGCGGATATTTCCGATTCATTCCCCTTCAGTTGAAAAGATAGAAGTAATCCGTAGAGGAAAAGTTCGTCGTGCACGTCTTTTCTACCTTCGCGATAAGATTGGTAAGAAAGCTCGGATTAAAGAATTAAAGAATTAG
- a CDS encoding DUF2071 domain-containing protein — MAFLTAQWSHLLNVTFPVPPEVLLPHVPEGVELDVQNGNAFASVVAFDFLDTRVKGLKIPFHINFPEINLRYYIKLNGKRGVMFWKELVPKFCIAMVARRLYNEPYESVQMDSSISTENGLHVLDHIFSYGGKTHRITARFSTEKSLPPADSMDYYFKEHDLGVGVSHRGKPLQYEVRHPEWEVFQLKDYHLDIDFGLVYGKEWDFLANTKPLCALLAVGSAIEVFPPTLIIP, encoded by the coding sequence ATGGCATTCCTCACCGCACAATGGTCTCATCTGCTCAACGTTACGTTCCCCGTGCCGCCGGAAGTGCTGCTGCCTCATGTTCCCGAAGGGGTAGAACTGGACGTCCAAAACGGAAATGCCTTCGCCAGTGTTGTAGCTTTTGATTTTCTGGATACAAGGGTAAAAGGGCTGAAAATTCCTTTTCATATCAACTTCCCCGAAATCAATCTTCGCTATTATATCAAACTCAATGGAAAACGTGGGGTGATGTTCTGGAAAGAGCTTGTCCCCAAATTCTGCATTGCAATGGTTGCCCGTCGTCTTTACAATGAGCCTTATGAGTCGGTACAAATGGATTCCTCTATTTCTACTGAAAATGGCCTTCATGTTTTAGATCATATTTTCTCCTACGGCGGAAAAACGCACCGGATAACTGCCCGGTTTTCAACTGAAAAAAGCCTGCCACCGGCAGATAGTATGGATTACTATTTCAAGGAGCATGACCTTGGCGTAGGCGTCTCTCATCGTGGAAAACCGCTTCAGTATGAGGTCAGACATCCGGAGTGGGAGGTCTTTCAACTGAAAGATTACCACCTTGATATAGATTTCGGTTTGGTTTACGGAAAAGAGTGGGACTTTCTGGCGAATACCAAACCGCTTTGTGCACTGCTTGCCGTGGGATCCGCCATAGAGGTTTTTCCCCCAACACTAATTATCCCTTAA
- the secE gene encoding preprotein translocase subunit SecE gives MEKIRALFKEYSDELLYKVQWPSLDELQSSTVTVLIASIMIALVIAAMDFLFNSGMSGLYSLFN, from the coding sequence ATGGAAAAAATCAGAGCTCTTTTTAAGGAATACTCAGACGAACTTTTATATAAAGTACAGTGGCCATCACTGGATGAGTTACAGAGCAGTACGGTGACAGTTCTGATTGCCTCAATTATGATCGCACTTGTAATTGCCGCAATGGACTTTCTGTTCAATTCCGGTATGAGTGGTCTGTATTCCTTGTTTAACTAG
- the nusG gene encoding transcription termination/antitermination protein NusG, translated as MAKEWYVIRAVSGKEKKVKQYLESEIERLKLGDQISQVLIPTEKVFEMRNGKKKLRERNFLPGYILVECEMAGELIPIIKEVPNVIGFLGGKRGSDPVPLRLSEVNKILGKVDEMNEKGEMPEEPFIKGEPVKVMAGPFNGFTGVIDEIYEDKKKLKVVVKIFGRNTPIELNYFQVEKEY; from the coding sequence ATGGCGAAAGAGTGGTATGTAATCCGTGCAGTTAGCGGTAAAGAAAAAAAGGTAAAACAATACCTTGAAAGTGAAATTGAACGCCTCAAATTGGGTGATCAGATCAGTCAGGTCCTCATCCCAACCGAAAAGGTATTTGAGATGCGCAATGGAAAGAAAAAACTGCGTGAGAGAAATTTTCTCCCCGGCTACATTCTCGTGGAATGTGAAATGGCTGGAGAGTTGATTCCGATCATTAAGGAAGTTCCTAACGTGATCGGGTTTCTCGGCGGAAAACGTGGGAGCGATCCTGTACCCCTTCGCTTATCAGAGGTCAATAAGATCCTTGGTAAAGTAGATGAGATGAACGAAAAAGGCGAAATGCCCGAAGAACCGTTTATCAAAGGTGAACCTGTAAAAGTAATGGCAGGTCCTTTCAATGGCTTTACTGGTGTGATCGATGAAATTTATGAGGATAAGAAAAAACTGAAAGTAGTAGTGAAAATTTTTGGTAGAAATACCCCGATTGAGCTAAACTACTTCCAGGTTGAAAAAGAATATTAA
- the trmD gene encoding tRNA (guanosine(37)-N1)-methyltransferase TrmD, with protein sequence MRIDIISCVPQLLYSPLDHSILKRAKDKGLLEVYVHDLRDYADNKYKQVDDYPYGGGAGMVLMVEPVARVVRALQSQRVYDEVIYLSPDGERLDQRMANQLSMYENLLLIAGHYKGLDQRARDLFVTKEISIGDYVLSGGELPALVLTDAIGRLIPGVLGDESSALFDSFQDNLLDAPQYTRPANFEGHDVPEVLLSGHARKIEEWREQQALDKTRTRRPDLLE encoded by the coding sequence ATGCGGATTGACATCATTTCCTGTGTACCCCAGTTGCTATATAGCCCACTGGATCATAGCATTTTGAAGCGGGCGAAGGATAAAGGCCTGCTTGAGGTATATGTGCACGATCTTCGGGATTATGCAGATAACAAATACAAGCAAGTGGACGACTATCCTTATGGAGGAGGTGCGGGTATGGTATTGATGGTCGAACCAGTCGCCAGGGTAGTCAGGGCATTGCAGTCTCAGCGAGTATACGACGAGGTAATCTATCTCTCTCCGGATGGAGAGCGATTAGATCAAAGGATGGCCAACCAGCTATCAATGTATGAAAACCTGCTGCTGATTGCGGGGCATTATAAAGGTTTGGATCAGCGTGCCCGGGATTTATTTGTTACGAAAGAAATATCGATTGGAGACTATGTGCTTTCGGGTGGAGAATTACCCGCGTTGGTACTGACTGATGCAATCGGCCGATTAATCCCCGGAGTTTTGGGCGACGAAAGCTCGGCTTTGTTCGATTCTTTTCAGGATAATCTGCTGGATGCGCCACAATATACACGTCCGGCTAACTTTGAAGGGCATGATGTACCAGAAGTACTTTTGTCAGGACATGCGCGAAAAATTGAGGAATGGCGTGAGCAACAGGCACTTGACAAAACCCGAACACGAAGGCCCGACTTATTGGAATAA
- the rplA gene encoding 50S ribosomal protein L1 produces the protein MATITKKHKQATGAVDSEKYYDLSDACALLKKVAYAKFDESVELHVRLGVDPRQANQMVRGVTTLPHGTGKAVRVLVLTTPDKEAAAKEAGADHVGLDDYIQKITEGWTDIDVIICSPDVMPKVGKLGRVLGPRGLMPNPKSGTVTPDVANAVKEVKAGKIDFKVDKTGIIHVAIGKVSFSADQLMDNATEMLQTLNKMKPATSKGIYFKSIFMASTMGPGIKIEKSSVQGL, from the coding sequence ATGGCGACAATTACGAAAAAGCATAAGCAGGCAACCGGCGCAGTCGATAGTGAAAAATACTACGACCTGAGCGATGCCTGTGCACTTCTGAAAAAAGTTGCATACGCCAAATTTGACGAGTCCGTCGAACTTCACGTCCGCTTGGGTGTGGATCCCCGTCAGGCAAATCAGATGGTGCGTGGTGTAACTACATTACCCCATGGAACGGGTAAAGCTGTACGCGTACTTGTGCTCACTACACCAGATAAAGAAGCCGCTGCAAAAGAAGCGGGTGCCGATCATGTGGGACTGGATGATTATATCCAGAAAATCACAGAGGGTTGGACAGATATTGACGTAATCATCTGCTCCCCTGATGTAATGCCTAAAGTCGGTAAACTCGGCCGTGTGCTGGGACCCCGTGGCCTGATGCCTAACCCTAAAAGTGGTACGGTTACTCCTGATGTAGCAAATGCAGTAAAAGAAGTAAAAGCAGGTAAGATTGACTTCAAAGTAGATAAGACCGGGATTATTCATGTCGCAATCGGGAAAGTTTCTTTCTCTGCGGATCAATTGATGGATAATGCAACAGAAATGCTGCAAACGCTCAACAAAATGAAACCCGCGACATCCAAAGGTATCTACTTCAAATCAATCTTTATGGCTTCTACGATGGGCCCCGGTATCAAGATTGAAAAATCCAGCGTTCAAGGACTTTAA
- a CDS encoding glycoside hydrolase family 3 N-terminal domain-containing protein, translating into MKCVHGFLVAFFFLTIFSSSFAQQTDDAKATQWADSLIRKMTIEEKVGQLFMVATFSNKDEAHYQSIEKMISSQHLGGLIFMQGDPESQAKLVNRYQKLSGVPLMIAQDAEWGLGMRLKGVDNYPKNMTLGAIRDDSLLYRMGTSMATELRAVGVTVNFAPDVDVNNNPANPVINYRSFGENKYNVARKGIMVSSGMQDHGVIACAKHFPGHGDTDADSHFDLPVISHGLTRLDTLELYPFSRLIESGVGAVMVAHLYIPALDPTPNQATTLSRKVVQDLLRDSMGYNGLIFTDALNMHGVAKYYPSGEVALRAFQAGNDILLFPSDIPRSSALIREAIEKGEVSEKELEQRLRRILVAKYKLGLGKWQPLDLSKVSGKMNSVESAALRTRLYESAVTLAQNRGDLVPLRNLDRRKIACVQIGSGSGGTFEQTVKKYGDVRFFYLNKNFSEEDKNRLIAQLEGFNTVILAVVGMNNQASDNFGITASTSGLSKAIADKIPDTVVALFGNPYALKNFGEEDAVLVGYESVAAAQRAVAMAIFGGIRVDGTLPVTASEQFRQGMGVVIDAPIRFGFAMPEAEWMDSRVLGKIDSIASHYVQRQAFPGCAILVMKGNHIVYDKAFGKMDYTRQSQPIDTWETMYDLASVTKIAATTICTMHLVEQGRLELDAPISRYLPDLQGSNKANLTIRRLLQHNAGLPAWIPFYLQTYKDPGRHDLNPVYYSYIPTRASEIQIAPSLYAKDTLENFVWEKIRTVEVRNTNRVKYSDIGMVLMGKIIESVTGSTLDEYADQWVYRPLGMSRTMFNPGKKGFAADCPPTEADTTWRNTIVKGYVHDPASAIMGGVAGHAGLFSNVYDLAKLMLMIKSGGNYGGERFFRQGTIDYFTRRQLDYSRKGLGWDKPEILAQHSTPVSAAASSATYGHTGFTGTCVWVDPTYDLIYIFLSNRTFPYPNNHLLMRENVRTLIMDKIYESMKV; encoded by the coding sequence ATGAAATGTGTGCACGGTTTTCTTGTTGCCTTTTTTTTCCTTACCATTTTCTCGTCTTCTTTTGCCCAGCAGACAGATGATGCCAAAGCTACTCAATGGGCTGACAGCCTGATCCGAAAGATGACAATAGAGGAAAAAGTAGGGCAGCTGTTTATGGTTGCTACTTTTTCTAACAAGGACGAGGCGCATTATCAGTCAATTGAAAAAATGATTTCTTCTCAACACCTGGGAGGACTGATTTTTATGCAGGGAGATCCGGAAAGTCAGGCGAAACTGGTAAACCGATATCAGAAACTTTCGGGTGTACCTTTGATGATTGCGCAGGACGCAGAATGGGGGCTGGGTATGCGCCTCAAAGGGGTTGATAACTATCCCAAAAATATGACCCTCGGAGCGATTCGCGATGATTCGCTTTTATATCGTATGGGAACCAGTATGGCAACAGAACTGCGTGCCGTGGGGGTTACGGTCAATTTTGCCCCCGACGTGGATGTCAATAATAATCCGGCAAACCCGGTGATCAATTATCGCTCCTTTGGGGAAAATAAATACAATGTGGCGAGAAAAGGAATTATGGTTTCTTCCGGAATGCAGGATCATGGGGTGATTGCCTGTGCCAAACATTTTCCCGGACATGGCGATACAGATGCGGATTCTCATTTTGATCTGCCGGTTATCTCTCATGGCCTTACCCGCCTCGACACCCTGGAGCTGTATCCTTTCAGTCGCCTGATCGAATCAGGAGTGGGGGCTGTGATGGTTGCGCATTTATACATCCCTGCTCTTGATCCCACGCCCAATCAGGCAACTACCTTATCCCGAAAAGTTGTACAGGATCTGCTGAGAGATAGTATGGGTTATAATGGGCTGATATTCACCGATGCCCTGAATATGCATGGTGTTGCTAAATATTACCCGTCTGGAGAAGTTGCCCTTCGCGCATTTCAGGCAGGGAATGATATTCTGTTATTTCCCTCCGATATCCCCCGGTCGTCTGCACTGATCCGCGAAGCAATTGAAAAGGGGGAAGTCTCCGAAAAAGAACTGGAACAACGCCTGAGACGGATTCTGGTGGCAAAATATAAGTTGGGTTTAGGTAAATGGCAGCCCCTGGATCTCAGTAAGGTTTCCGGGAAAATGAATTCGGTGGAATCTGCCGCACTCCGTACCCGCCTGTATGAGTCTGCTGTTACCCTGGCGCAAAATCGCGGCGATCTGGTACCATTGCGCAACCTCGACCGAAGGAAAATTGCCTGTGTGCAAATCGGCAGCGGTAGTGGCGGAACATTTGAGCAGACGGTAAAGAAATATGGTGATGTCAGGTTTTTTTACCTGAATAAGAATTTCTCCGAAGAAGATAAAAACCGCCTGATCGCCCAGCTGGAAGGTTTTAATACTGTAATTCTCGCTGTGGTGGGAATGAATAATCAGGCTTCTGATAATTTTGGGATCACTGCTTCTACCTCCGGTTTGTCGAAAGCAATCGCAGATAAGATTCCTGATACAGTAGTTGCGCTGTTTGGCAATCCTTACGCATTAAAAAACTTCGGCGAAGAAGATGCGGTGCTTGTCGGTTACGAATCTGTCGCTGCCGCACAACGTGCAGTAGCCATGGCGATTTTTGGCGGTATTCGTGTGGACGGCACTTTGCCGGTTACGGCTTCCGAACAATTTCGTCAGGGAATGGGAGTAGTAATTGATGCGCCGATCCGTTTTGGATTTGCAATGCCGGAAGCCGAATGGATGGATAGCCGCGTACTCGGTAAAATTGATTCCATCGCCAGTCACTATGTACAGCGTCAGGCATTTCCGGGATGTGCGATTTTGGTGATGAAAGGGAATCATATCGTATATGATAAGGCATTTGGGAAAATGGATTATACCCGCCAAAGTCAGCCGATAGATACCTGGGAAACGATGTACGATCTGGCTTCTGTCACCAAAATAGCTGCGACCACCATCTGTACTATGCACCTGGTGGAGCAGGGGCGGCTGGAACTTGACGCACCGATCAGCCGGTATCTGCCCGATCTTCAGGGAAGCAATAAAGCAAACCTCACCATCCGGCGCCTGCTTCAACATAATGCAGGTTTACCGGCGTGGATTCCTTTTTATCTGCAAACATATAAGGACCCGGGCCGGCATGATCTGAATCCGGTTTATTACTCTTATATCCCGACCCGCGCCTCCGAAATTCAGATTGCCCCCTCACTGTATGCAAAAGATACGTTGGAAAATTTTGTCTGGGAAAAAATAAGAACCGTGGAGGTCCGCAATACAAATCGGGTAAAATACAGCGACATTGGGATGGTCCTAATGGGGAAAATAATTGAATCGGTGACGGGAAGTACGTTGGATGAGTATGCCGATCAATGGGTTTACCGGCCGTTGGGTATGAGCCGTACAATGTTTAACCCCGGCAAAAAAGGGTTTGCCGCCGACTGTCCGCCTACAGAAGCGGATACGACATGGAGAAATACGATTGTAAAAGGATATGTGCATGACCCGGCGTCTGCTATTATGGGAGGGGTTGCCGGTCATGCCGGACTTTTTTCCAATGTATACGACCTGGCCAAACTCATGCTGATGATCAAATCAGGAGGCAACTACGGAGGCGAGCGTTTTTTTCGGCAGGGAACAATTGATTATTTTACCCGAAGACAGCTGGACTATAGCCGCAAGGGACTAGGATGGGATAAACCCGAAATATTAGCCCAACATTCAACACCCGTTTCTGCTGCCGCCTCTTCCGCAACCTATGGTCATACAGGTTTTACGGGTACATGTGTCTGGGTGGATCCCACCTACGATCTGATATATATATTTCTTTCCAATCGCACATTTCCTTATCCCAACAACCATTTACTGATGAGGGAGAATGTGAGGACGCTCATCATGGATAAGATATATGAATCCATGAAAGTATAG